The Gordonia mangrovi genome includes the window ACCGGGTGATGCGCGGATCGGTCGGACTGTTCCTGTCGACGTTCGCGTTCACCGTGATCGTGGCGGTCGACCTCACGGCGGTCTCCGACGGCTCCGACGCGCCGGCCGTGTCGACGTCGATCGCCATCGCCCTCACTCTGGCGAGCGCCTTCATGTTCATCATGCTCATCGGCAAGGTCGGCAGCATCCTCAATTCCACCCAGCTGCTGCGATGGATCGAATCGCAGGGTCGGCTGGCCGTCGTCCGGCAGTATCCGGATCATCAACCGACGATCGCCGGTGCGGCGATCAGCGGGTCGGCCACTCTGATCGACGACCCCCGGCCGGTGAGCATGACGGTGACCCTGCGCGACGCACCCAGCCAGGGGCGGGTGCTGCTCGCGATCAACCTCGACCGCATCCAGCGACTCGCCGACCGTTGGGATGTGCGGGTCGACCTGCTGGTGGGTGTCGGCGACTATGTGCCGCACCATGCGGATGTCTTCGAGATCGTCGGCGATCACCGCGACGTGCGTTCCCAGCAGTTGCTGTCGTGTCTGTTGTTCGGGGACAGCCACGGGCCGTCGGTGAGTCCGGCGGCGGCCCTGCAGGCGATCTCCGACGTCGCGCTCAAGGCACTCTCACCGTCGGTCAACGATCCCAGCCGGGCGGTGCAGGCGATCGACCACGCCGGTGATCTGTTGCTGATGCTGGCACCGCGTGTTGCCGCGGAGGAACAGCACAGCACGTTGACGCTGATCGGCGGCTACCGGCGCACCTGGGGCGACTATGTCGGCATCGCCACCGATCAGGTCCGGCACTTCGGCCGCGGATCGATCCAGGTGCAGCGGCGGCTGCGGGCGCTGTACGAGACCCTGGGTGAACAGTGCACCGACGAACAGCAGACTGCGCTCCAGGAGCGGCTCGCTGCGCTCGACGCGCAGGTCGACATCGACTGGACCACACCGATCGACCGGCGCCTGGCCCACGCCGCCGACCGGCAGGGGTACGGCTCGGAGGAGGGACGCGTGCGTCAGCGTCGGCTGCGGATCAACACGACCACGCAGAGTCAGGCGCCGGCCGACCCGGCCGCGCGATAGCCGAACAACCGGCTGAGGTCGGCGGCCGCGGTGGTCACCGTCGCCACGATCTTTGCCGCGTCGTCGGGATCGAGACGGTAACGCGGCCCCGACACGCTCAATGCCCAGACCAGCTCTCCGGTGTGATCACGGACGGGTGCGGCGAATGCGACCAGCCCCACCTCGAGCTCCTCGACCGCCATCGCCCAGCCCCGGCGCTTGACCGTACGAACCTCCTCGACCAGCTCGTCGATGTCGACGATGGTGGCGTCGGTGAACCGTTCGAGCTCGCCGGCCAGCTTCTCGCGGAGTTCGGTCTCGGAGAGCTCGGCGAGCAGCACCTTGCCCGACGACGTCGCGTACGCCGGTGACGCCTGCCCGACCCAGGTCTGCAGCGCGACGCTCGACGAGCCGGCCGCCTCGATGACGTTGATCGCCTGCGATTGGTTGAGGACCGCGAGGTTGGTGGTCTCGCCGGTCTGCGTGGCCACGGCGTCGCAGGTGTCCTGACCGCATTTGGTCATGTCGAGGGTTGCCATGGTCGATCCGGCCAGCCGGACGATGGTCAGCCCGATTCGATACTTACGCCCGTCCGGCACCTGCTCCACGAATCCGCGCGCCTCCAGCGACGAGAGAATGCGCGAGACGGTGGACTTGTGCACGCCCAACTCCAGGGCCAGCTCGGTGACACCTGCCGAACCGGCGACACCGATGAGCTCCATCACCTGCAGTGCCCGATCGACTGCACCCGGGCGGTCGGACTCTGCGCGTTCGTCTGCCATGACGCCGTTCAGGCTACCGGTGGGTGTCATCGGCGGGTGTCGAGGACGGGTGTTCTCGCGCCGTCGAGGACGCGCTGGTCACTCGTCGCGACGGTGAGTCCACGACGTGCCGCCTGAGCGACGATCATTCGGTCGAACGGGTCACGATGATCCCACGCGAGCTGACCCGCCATCGCCGCATCCGCGGAGTCGATCGAGAGATCTGTGACGTTCATCGTCTCCAGGGTCTCCGTCCACGACGACAGGACTGGAGTTCCGTCGAACCGGCCGAGCCGGGTCTTGATCGCGATCTCCCAACATGAGGCTGCGGACACGGCGAGGTCGTTGGTCTGGTCCGCAAGAGCCTCACGGGCCGGGTCGGACATCTTCGCCGGCATCGTGACCAGCCATAAGAAGGCGTTGGTGTCCAGCAGATATGCCGTCACCGCGAGCCTTCCCAGGCCGCGAGTTCCTCGGCGGGGAGCGGGTCGTCGAACGACTCCGGCACGACGACGTTGGGCAGCTGACCGAAGGTGCGGGGCCGTGCGTGCGCAGGCGAGAGCACGGCGACGGGCCGGCCGTGATTGGTGATGGTCACGGTGGCCCCGGAGCGTTCGACCTCGGCCAGGATCGCGTTGAGCCGAGCTTTCGCCTCGGTGCTGGTGACAACCTTCATGTGGCCAGTCTATCCACGATCGGACCAGTGGAACTAGTCCGAATAGGCTGATCTGTCTCATCCCCTCACCCGCGCCATCTCGGGATCGACCACCGGGTCGGCGACGACGACGGCTGCGTAGCGGGTGGTCTGGTAGGCGACGCCGACTTCGGCGCCGTCGGCGACATCGGTGGGCAACCAGGCATATGCGAGGCAGGCGCCGATGGTCGCCGACCATCCGGCACTGGTGATGTAGCCGACCACGACCCCATCCACCGCGACCGGCTCTTTGCCGAGGACCACGGCGGCCGGATCGGTGAACCGCAGGGTGCGCAGGGTCTTCGGAGCTCCGCGTTCGGCGAGTGCGGACTTTCCGACGAAATCCTCCTTGGACATCCGCACGGCGAAGTCGAGTCCGGCGGCGGCGGGCGTGTGTTCGATGGTCATGTCGGTACCCGCCGAGCGGTACCCCTTCTCGATACGCAGACTGTTGAAGGCGATCCGGCCGGCCGCGATGATGCCGTGTGGCTCACCCGCCGACATCAGGGTGTCCCACAGGGCGCGGCCGTTGGCCGCGGACGTGTAGATCTCCCAGCCGAGTTCACCCACGTACGACACCCGCATCAGCGTCACCGGGACCGCGCCGACGGTGGTGGTCATCGCGCGGAAGTACCGCAACCCGTCATTGGTCAGGTCGGCGGGGGTCAGTGGTGCCAGCACATCGCGCGCCAGCGGCCCCCACAGTCCGAGGCAGCAGGTGGCCGCGGTGATGTCGCGCAACGTCACCGAACCGTCCGCCGGGAGATGCCGGCCGATCCAGTCGAAGTCCAGCGGGCCGTTGGCACCCACCTGGAACACGTCCTCGGCGAGGCGGGCGACGGTCAGATCCGAACGGACGCCACCCTTGTCGTCGAGCATCAGCGTGTACGTCACCGAACCCACGGACTTGTCCAACTTGTTCGTGGTGAGCTGCTGCAGCAGTGCGAGGGCGCCCGGCCCGGAGAGTTCGAACCGGGTCAGCGGGGTCATGTCGTACACGGCGACGTGGCTGCGCGTGTGCGCGGCCTCGGCGACCGAGATCGGCGACCAGTGCCGGGCCGACCAGGAGTCGCGGTGCGGGATCTGCAGGCCGTCGGCGACCTTCTGGTCGAGCAGTGGCCGGTTGGCCTCGAACCAGGCGGGGCGCTCCCACAGTCCGCTCTCCCAGAACTGTGCGCCGAGGTCGGCCGCCCGGTCGTGGAAGGGGCTGGTGCGGACGTTGCGTGGTGCGCGGCGCTGGTCGTGCGGGTGGACGATGTCGTAGACCTCGACGAACGACTGGGAGCTGGTGGTGAGGATGACGTCGTCGGACAGCGCCTCATCCTCGAAGCGGTAGAGGTCGGTCTCGTGCACGTCGACGCCGGGTGTACCGTCGATCATCCACTCGGCCATGGTCTTCGCCACGCCGGCGGAATGGGTGACCCAGACGGCCTCGGCGACCCAGAAGCCTGCGAGGTCGCGGTGTTCACCCATGATCGAATGTCCGTCGGGGGTGAACGAGAAGATGCCGTTGAAGCCCTCCTCCACCTTCCCGCCGCCTAGCTCGGGCAGCAACGCGACGGTGTGCTGCCACGCGTCGTCGAAGTCGTCCGGGGTGAACATGAGCTTCGACGGCATCTCGTCGAGCGAGATCTTGCTGTCGTAGTCGAGATTGCCCACATCCGAGGGCATCGGGCGGTGCCCGTAGTAGCCGATGCCGATGCGGTCACCGTGCTCGCGGTAGTAGAGGTCATGGTCCTGATGCCGCAGGATCGGCAGCGAGGCCTCGGTCAGTGCGGAGTTGATGCCGCGTCGGGAGTCGACGGCGGTGGTGATCGCGTACTGGTGGGCCATCGGCACCAGCGGAATGGTCAGCCCCACCCGCCGGCCGAACTCGCGTCCCCAGAACCCGGTGCAGCACACCACGATGTCGGCGTCGACGACGCCGTTCGCGGTGCGTACGCCGCACACCTCGCCGTTGTTCTCGACGACGTCGATCACCTCCTGCTCGCTGCGGAACACCGCACCCCGCGACATGGCCCGGTGCGCTTGGGCCTCCACGGCGCGCATCGCCTTGGCGAGGCCGTCGTTGGGGGTGTGCAGGCCGCCGAGGACCAGATCGCGGTCGATCAGCGGGTACATCGCGGCGCACTCCGCGGCGTTGATGAGGTGGTGCTCGACACCGCGGGACGCGGCCCAGCCGGCCTTGCGGTGCAGGTCGTCCCACCGCTCGGGGGTGGTGGCCAACTCGAGGCCGCCCACCGGATTGAAGCACCAGCCGTCGGGATGCTCCAACGACGAGAACTTCTCGATCGTGTAGGAGGCGAGCTCGGTCATCGTCTTGGACGGGTTGGTCGCGAAGACGAGACCGGGTGCGTGCGAGGTGGAGCCGCCGGTGGCGAAGAGCGGGCCGCGGTCGAGGACCGTGACGTCGGTCCAACCGCGCGCGGTGAGTTCGTCGGCCAGGGAGGTGCCGACGATGCCGGCGCCGACGATCACGACTTTCGGTGCAGCCATGGGAATCTGTCTTTCTCGGGTGGGTGGTTCGGGGGTTCCGCGGTGTGGATCGGGTCAGGTGAAGACGACGGTGCTGGTGCCGTTCATCAGCACCCGGTTCTCGCTGTGCCAGCGCACCGCCCGCGACAGCGCGAGTGCCTCGGCGTCGCTGCCGACGGTGGCCAGTCGGCGCGGATCGTGGGTGTGGTCGATGCGGATGACCTCTTGCTCGATGATCGGGCCCTC containing:
- a CDS encoding IclR family transcriptional regulator translates to MADERAESDRPGAVDRALQVMELIGVAGSAGVTELALELGVHKSTVSRILSSLEARGFVEQVPDGRKYRIGLTIVRLAGSTMATLDMTKCGQDTCDAVATQTGETTNLAVLNQSQAINVIEAAGSSSVALQTWVGQASPAYATSSGKVLLAELSETELREKLAGELERFTDATIVDIDELVEEVRTVKRRGWAMAVEELEVGLVAFAAPVRDHTGELVWALSVSGPRYRLDPDDAAKIVATVTTAAADLSRLFGYRAAGSAGA
- a CDS encoding type II toxin-antitoxin system VapC family toxin — encoded protein: MTAYLLDTNAFLWLVTMPAKMSDPAREALADQTNDLAVSAASCWEIAIKTRLGRFDGTPVLSSWTETLETMNVTDLSIDSADAAMAGQLAWDHRDPFDRMIVAQAARRGLTVATSDQRVLDGARTPVLDTRR
- a CDS encoding type II toxin-antitoxin system Phd/YefM family antitoxin, giving the protein MKVVTSTEAKARLNAILAEVERSGATVTITNHGRPVAVLSPAHARPRTFGQLPNVVVPESFDDPLPAEELAAWEGSR
- a CDS encoding GcvT family protein, whose protein sequence is MAAPKVVIVGAGIVGTSLADELTARGWTDVTVLDRGPLFATGGSTSHAPGLVFATNPSKTMTELASYTIEKFSSLEHPDGWCFNPVGGLELATTPERWDDLHRKAGWAASRGVEHHLINAAECAAMYPLIDRDLVLGGLHTPNDGLAKAMRAVEAQAHRAMSRGAVFRSEQEVIDVVENNGEVCGVRTANGVVDADIVVCCTGFWGREFGRRVGLTIPLVPMAHQYAITTAVDSRRGINSALTEASLPILRHQDHDLYYREHGDRIGIGYYGHRPMPSDVGNLDYDSKISLDEMPSKLMFTPDDFDDAWQHTVALLPELGGGKVEEGFNGIFSFTPDGHSIMGEHRDLAGFWVAEAVWVTHSAGVAKTMAEWMIDGTPGVDVHETDLYRFEDEALSDDVILTTSSQSFVEVYDIVHPHDQRRAPRNVRTSPFHDRAADLGAQFWESGLWERPAWFEANRPLLDQKVADGLQIPHRDSWSARHWSPISVAEAAHTRSHVAVYDMTPLTRFELSGPGALALLQQLTTNKLDKSVGSVTYTLMLDDKGGVRSDLTVARLAEDVFQVGANGPLDFDWIGRHLPADGSVTLRDITAATCCLGLWGPLARDVLAPLTPADLTNDGLRYFRAMTTTVGAVPVTLMRVSYVGELGWEIYTSAANGRALWDTLMSAGEPHGIIAAGRIAFNSLRIEKGYRSAGTDMTIEHTPAAAGLDFAVRMSKEDFVGKSALAERGAPKTLRTLRFTDPAAVVLGKEPVAVDGVVVGYITSAGWSATIGACLAYAWLPTDVADGAEVGVAYQTTRYAAVVVADPVVDPEMARVRG